The DNA region TGCGCCGGTTTCCTCGGCGACGGCGATCGGCTGTACCACGTCGTCCGGGAAGCAGCCTGCCGCGTGCATCGCATCGGCAAGACGCGCGCCGCGCAGCACGCGCGCGGCGATTTGCGCGGTGGCCTGCTCGAACACCGGGTGGCCGGCCGTGCGTTCGAGCGTGGCGAATGCATCGGCGAGCGGTACGCCGGCACCGAGCAGCGTGGCAAGCGAGCGGCACCAGCGCGCGGCTGCGAACCGCGTGAGTGCGCTGCCGACCAACGGCGCATTCAGCACGTGCCGCGCGGCCGTGTAGCGCAGCGACGGCGAGCGCCGCAGCGCGTGGCGTGCGACGAGCCCCGCCACCGCGGCGCCCGCGACGAACGTGCCGCCCCAGGCCGATGTCGCGGAGGACAGGGCGAGCAGCGCGCGGGTCGGCGCCGGCAGTGCCGCGCCGAATCCGTCGAAGATCTGCCGGAACGTTGGCACGACCCATACCATCAGCGCGGCCGAGATCGCGAGCGCGAACACGATGACGGCGACCGGGTAAGCGAGTGCGGCACACAGCTTGCGCCATTGCGCGTCGGCGCGTTCGCGGTGCTCCGCGACGCGGGTCAGCACGACGCCGAGCGCTCCCGATGCTTCGCCGACCTCGATCAACTGGCGATACAGCGTGCCGAACTGGGACGGATAGCGTGCCAGCGCGGCGGCGAAGCGCTGCCCGCCGACAATCTCGCGTGCGAGACCTGCGGCGATGCGCGGGAGCCCGTCGCGCGTGCGGGTGCGGGCAAGCATCTCGAGCGATGGTGCGAGCGGCAGGCCGGCTTGCAGCAGGCTCGCGAGCTGACGCGTGAAGCGCGTGACCTCGCGTGCGCCGGCCGCCGGCGGCCGGGCCGTGCCGCGGATGTCGAGCGACAGCACCGCGACGCCGTCGCGCGCGAGCGCCGCACGTGCGGCGGCTGCATCGAATGCGATGACGTTGCCGCGGCACGGCGTGCCGTCGCGACGACGGCCGCGCCACGCGAAGCGGGTTTCGTGAGGCGGCGCATGCATGGCGATCACGCGTCGGGCGTCGCGGCCAGGGCTTCCGCGACGCTCGTCGTGCCGTCGCGAACGTGCGCGAGTGCCGCGTCGCGCAGACTGCGCACGCCTTCGGTCGCCGCGCATTGCGTGAGCGCACCGACGCTTGCGCGCGCGACGATGCGTTCGGCCATCTCCGGTGAAACCGGCATCGTCTGATGCAGGCCGATGCGGCCTCGATAACCGATACCGTGACAGGCGGCACAGCCGCGTGCGACGAACGGGCGCCATCCGGATGCCAGTGCCGCCGGATCGCAGCCCGCGTCGCGCAGCGCGTGCGCCGGCGCGTCCGAACGCGTGCGGCAGCTCACGCACAGACGCCGCACGAGCCGCTGCGCGGTGACGAGGCGCAACGCGGCGGCCAGGTTGTACGGCGCGACGCCGATATCGAGCAGTCGCGCGACAGCGGCCGGCGCATCGTTCGTATGCAGCGTCGACAGCACGAGGTGCCCGGTCTGCGCGGCCTTGATCGCAACGTCGGCCGTCTCCGCATCGCGAATCTCACCGACCATGATGACGTCCGGATCCTGCCGCAGCAGCGCGCGCAGCGCCGTGGCGAAGGTCAGCCCGGCTTTCTCCACCACGCCGACCTGGTTGATGCCGTCGAGCTGAATCTCGGCAGGATCCTCGACCGTGCAGACGTTGTGCGCGTCGCGATCGAGCATCTGCAGCGCGCAGTAGAGCGACAGCGTCTTGCCGCTGCCGGTCGGGCCGGTGACGAGCACGAGACCGTGCGGCGCGCGTATCGCGGCCTCCATCGCCGCGGCCTGTCGCGCGTCGAAGCCGAGGCGCGCGAGCGTGAGGTCGGGCGGCAGCGTTTCGAGGCGGCGCAACACGAGTTTCTCGCCGAACAGCGTGGGCAGCGAACTGACCCGGTAATCGCCTCGCAGGCCTGCGTCGACCGCGATGCGCAGCCGGCCGTCCTGCGGAAGCCGGCGCTCGGCGATGTCCATGCGTGCGAGCACCTTGATGCGCGTCACGAGCGCGTCGCGCAGATGGACGGGCGGTCGCGCGTGTTCATGCAGGACGCCGTCGATGCGCAGGCGAATGCGCCAGCCTGCTTCGAATGGTTCGACGTGGATGTCGGACGCGTCGCGCACGCGGGCGGCATGAAGCGTGTCGGTCAGCAGCCGTACGGCGGGCGAGTCGTCGAGTTGCGCCGCATCGAGCGAATGGGGCGGGTCGGCGGGCGATGCGTCGGTGGAGGCAGGTGGCCGCTGCATGTGTGGCGGCGCCCCGGGAGGTGGGAAGTGCATGTGAGCCGGCGCTCGGCCGCCTGTTGATCGTGACCGGTCAATGGTCGCGTATCGCGGGCGGCGCCGACAGTCGGCCGTTCGGCTAGCGCGCGACGGCGCGTGAGCGCGTGCTGCGCGGCTTGAAGAGCTTGACGGTGCGCACGGCCTGGTCGTCGCTGCGCATGACTTCGAGCATCACGTCGCGGATTTTCAGGCAGACGTCGCCGTCGGGAATTTCCTCGAGGATCTCGAGGATCAGGCCGTTCAGCGTCTTCGGCCCGTCGGTCGGCAGTTGCAGGTGCAGCCAGCGGTTCAGTTCGCGCAGCGGCATCCTGGCCGCGACGATGCATTCGCCGTTGTCGTCCCAGCCGCCCGCGCGTTCGCCGCGCGGCATCGACGTCGTGAATTCGCCGATCAGTTCCTCGATGATGTCCTCGGGCGTGACGAGCCCCTCGAGCTCGCCGTACTCGTTGACGACGAGCGCGGTGCGCTGCCGGCTTTCCTGGAAATACTGCAGCTGCTGGACGACCGGCGTGCCCGACGGCACGTAGTACGGCTCGGCGAGCAGCGTGCGCAACGTTTCGCGGTCGAAATCCTGGTTGTGCAGCGCGGTGAGCGTCTTGCGCACGTGCAGCACGCCGAGCACCTTGTCGATGTCGCCTTCGTAGACGACCAGCCGGTTGTGATAGCAGGTCTCGAGTTGATGCAGGATGCCGTCGAGCGGCGCGTAGAAGTTGAGCGACTCGATCTGGCGGCGCGGCACCATCACGTCGTCGACCGTGATGTTCTCGAGGTCGAACAGATTGAGCAGGATGCTGCGGTGCTTGGTCGGCATGAAGCTGCTCGACTCGAGCACGATCGCGCGCAGTTCGTCGGCCGACATCCGCTGGTCGCGGCCCTTCTTCGTATTGATGCGCAGCACCCAGAGCACGCCGTTCGCGAGCGCGTTGACGAACCAGACGATCGGCTTGAACACGCGCATCAGCGGCGCGATCACGAGACTCGCGGGCAGCGCGATGCGCTCGGGAAAGGTCGCGCCGACGATCTTCGGCGCGATTTCCGCGAACAC from Burkholderia ambifaria AMMD includes:
- a CDS encoding type II secretion system F family protein: MHAPPHETRFAWRGRRRDGTPCRGNVIAFDAAAARAALARDGVAVLSLDIRGTARPPAAGAREVTRFTRQLASLLQAGLPLAPSLEMLARTRTRDGLPRIAAGLAREIVGGQRFAAALARYPSQFGTLYRQLIEVGEASGALGVVLTRVAEHRERADAQWRKLCAALAYPVAVIVFALAISAALMVWVVPTFRQIFDGFGAALPAPTRALLALSSATSAWGGTFVAGAAVAGLVARHALRRSPSLRYTAARHVLNAPLVGSALTRFAAARWCRSLATLLGAGVPLADAFATLERTAGHPVFEQATAQIAARVLRGARLADAMHAAGCFPDDVVQPIAVAEETGALDTMLADIAALCERQLDARLDALAALGEPLIVIVLGALVGGLVIAMYLPILQLGNVV
- a CDS encoding GspE/PulE family protein, yielding MHFPPPGAPPHMQRPPASTDASPADPPHSLDAAQLDDSPAVRLLTDTLHAARVRDASDIHVEPFEAGWRIRLRIDGVLHEHARPPVHLRDALVTRIKVLARMDIAERRLPQDGRLRIAVDAGLRGDYRVSSLPTLFGEKLVLRRLETLPPDLTLARLGFDARQAAAMEAAIRAPHGLVLVTGPTGSGKTLSLYCALQMLDRDAHNVCTVEDPAEIQLDGINQVGVVEKAGLTFATALRALLRQDPDVIMVGEIRDAETADVAIKAAQTGHLVLSTLHTNDAPAAVARLLDIGVAPYNLAAALRLVTAQRLVRRLCVSCRTRSDAPAHALRDAGCDPAALASGWRPFVARGCAACHGIGYRGRIGLHQTMPVSPEMAERIVARASVGALTQCAATEGVRSLRDAALAHVRDGTTSVAEALAATPDA
- a CDS encoding HlyC/CorC family transporter; the protein is MDQIPLWAQIGAVFLLLLCSSFFSISETAMMALNRHRLKHLAGQGVLGAKTTQGLLTRTDLLLSVILIGNNLFNTIIPVLTTSLALHTFGRNNLALSIATGIVAFLIIVFAEIAPKIVGATFPERIALPASLVIAPLMRVFKPIVWFVNALANGVLWVLRINTKKGRDQRMSADELRAIVLESSSFMPTKHRSILLNLFDLENITVDDVMVPRRQIESLNFYAPLDGILHQLETCYHNRLVVYEGDIDKVLGVLHVRKTLTALHNQDFDRETLRTLLAEPYYVPSGTPVVQQLQYFQESRQRTALVVNEYGELEGLVTPEDIIEELIGEFTTSMPRGERAGGWDDNGECIVAARMPLRELNRWLHLQLPTDGPKTLNGLILEILEEIPDGDVCLKIRDVMLEVMRSDDQAVRTVKLFKPRSTRSRAVAR